The Candidatus Zixiibacteriota bacterium genomic interval AATATCCTAAGAAAGATGGATTTGCGCTATCGGAAATTTTTCTTTCTATCAACCCGGGTGAGATATTCACGCTTCTTGGGCCGAACGGATCCGGCAAAACAACTCTTATCCGGATAATTTCCGGATTGATCCTTCCGCGCTCGGGAACGGTGAATGTCAGCGGATATGATATTACCTCCGACGAATACAAGGCCAAAAGATCAATCGGCCTGGTTCTCGGCGATGAGAGAACTTTCTATTTCAGGCTTTCCGGCGCACAAAATCTTGAATTTTTCGGCGGGCTTTTCGGTATCCCGCGATCTTATCTTAAAAAGAAAATTGGGGAGACCCTGGAAATGGTCGGGCTGGAAGACAGCGCCGGGTTGCAATATATGCGTTACAGCACCGGTATGAGAAAACGGCTGAACCTGGCGCGGGCGTTGTTACATAACCCGCAGGTGTATCTATTCGACGAACCCAACAGCGGGGTCGATCCCCATTCGGTTAAAAGGATCCGAGAGATAATATTGTCATTGAAAAGGCAGAATAAAACCATTCTGCTGACGACTCATGATATGAACGAAGCCGAAAAAATGTCGGATCGTATCGGCTATTTGAAAAACGGGCAGATTGTGAAAATCGGCAGGATCGATGAATTTAAAAGACTAATCGGTAAAAAAGGACTCGAAATAGATTTTGACCGGGTTTTTTCGGAGTCCGATCGGCCCGCAATTCTCAACCTCATTGAGAAAATAAAACGATCAAGCAATTGCTCCTCAATCGAGTTTCGCAAGAATACCATTCTCATAAATTATAACGGGGCTTTCGACCTCAACTTAGCTCTAAGCCTGATTTCCAGTTCAGGTTACAATATTAAAAGGACCGCCACCCGCGAGGCATCGCTGGAAGAAGTCTTTATCAAACTGGCAAATTAGAAAATGTATAAGATATACCTGTTTTTCAAACGCTTTTTGATTACGCTTGTAAGCTATAAAACCGCGCTGGCTCTGGGCATAGTCGGCAGTTTTGTCGGGCTTCTACAGTTTACCTTCATGGGGAATTTTCTTTCCGATGGTAACAGTTTCCCGTCTCTGGAGCAGTATGGCGGGAATCTTCTGGCCTACCTGATAATTGGGACGGCCTTTACCAGTTTTGTTGGTGTTTCTCTCGGCTCTTTTCAAAGCACTATCCGATCCGAGCAACAGATGGGCACTCTGGAGTACCTGCTTATAAGCAATACCAAACTGGAACTGATTTTGATTTACTCAGGCATCATGAATTTTCTGCAGTCATTTATAAACGTTGCCATTCTACTGACAATAGTTGTTTTTGTTTTCGGGATACCGCTGGGAATCAATTTCGCCGGCGGGCTAATTTCTATAATTCTGACAATCACCTCGCTTTCAGGAATTGGCTTGATGAGTGCCGGTATTATTATTATCACTAAAGTGGGCGATCCGATCACCTGGGCTTTTACCACCTTGACTGGTCTGCTGAGCGGAGTCCTTTTTCCGGTCGAATACTTGCCGTCGTATTTACAGTCAGTCTCATTTCTGCTTCCTACCACTCATGCTCTTCATGCCCTGCGAATGACGCTGATTCAAAATGCCGGAATGGCGGATGTGGCGTATCAATTAGTGATTTTATTTATAATGACCCTTATCACAATCCCTCTTGGATTTATCATAATTCGTATCGGCTTTAACCAGGCCAGAAGAGCAGGCTCTCTGGCCCAGTACTAATTGGGAGAAAATATGGATACTGCAATCACACCTGATGATGCTATTCCAGAAGCACAATCAGATAAATCATCCTATTTTAAAATTATCTGGAATACTTTTTTTGCCCCGTTTAAAGCCTTTAAAGCCCTGGAACATAAACCTCGCTGGCTTATCCCATACATTATTTCAATAGTTGTCGTTTTTACTTCACTGGCCCTGACGGGCGGCACAAAAATGGAAGATATAAAAGCCGATCTCCGCTCTGACCCCTCCTTGACTCAACCCGAGGTCGAGCGCCGTATTGCCAATATCGATGCCCAGAAGACTCAGGGTATTTCATGGGCACATATCCGGTTAGGTGTGGTCGCGGTTACGGTTATTCAGACCATTAAATTATTCGGCCTGGCACTGATTTTCTGGCTGGCGTTGCATCTTGTGAAAACCTCCATATCCTTTAAAAAAACCTTGGCCGTTTGCAGTTTTGCTTTCCTCATCCTGATTCCGGAGGCTCTTATAAAAATCCCGTTGATATTAGTGAAGGGTACGACATACATTTACCTTGGTCCGGCTATTCTTTTGCCCGGCGAATGGAAATACTCCCCCTTATTTAATCTATTTGAAAAGCTTGATGTATTTTCAATCTGGATGGCTATTATATTGATTATTGGATTCTCGGTTTTATTAAATATTTCCAGAAGAAAATCCGCGATAACTGTCGGATACTTATGGGGTATTTGGCTTCTGATTGGAATGTTTTTCGGCAACTTGATTCAGATCAATTAGATTATTTTTATCCGAACCATGTACATTTCCGTTGTGACATCGCATCATATTTCGAAATAATAATATTTCTTGATGCGGGGTAATTGTGGCCGGCTTCAGTATGGGTACCCCTACCGGTGCAGATGTTAGCGAAGCGGAGGGTTACCCCGGGTTCCATGCCACCAAAGAAAATGATCTTCACTTCATACGTATAGGGAATGAACGATACGGGATTCCTGATGCTGTAATCTTAGGTGGGTAAGACAAGTCACCTGTCAGACTATGTTATTATTTTCCAACGACTTCCGGTTGATTTGGAATAGCTCGTTTTTACCTGAAACTCGAATTCCACAAGAGTTTGGGGAGAGTGATATTGGGCTCGTTTTTTATTTCGGTTCTAACCGGATTTTAAAAGTTCTGCCTATTGAACAGTCAACCCCCGAAATATTAACGATTTCCCCCAAATATGAATAAGACAAAACGCATCAACACGAATGGAATAAATACCCCTTGATTTTTCCCATCAGAGGTATTACATTATATTACTTTTTAAGTTTGTGATATGAAGATGTACTCCAAGTCAAAGAACAGGTTTTATGGCTGGCTGCTACCGCTGCTGATAATTTCCGCCATTGCGGGTTTGTCCGGTGTGCTCTATCATACTACTCATTGCCATGAAGATCATGGTCATTGCCATATTTGTTTACTGGCCGCAACACTGATTATAGCAATCGTGGCCGGTATAGCTTTTTTTATGTACCGGTCAAGTATAACCGGTCTTGTCAATGACCGTTTTTCTTGCGGTTATTTGGGTATAGAGGTTCCGGCCAGATCTCCGCCATATATTCTGTCATTGTCCTTGGTATAAATATCTAACAAACTGTAATAACGCCAGTTTAAAATCTAACGTACGGAAGTATCGCGGGTAAATATAATCTTTGCTCTGCAAATTAGTCCGTTTATGAATGGAATATCTATGTTTATAAAAATAAAACCGAAGTTCCCGGGTTGGACAATAGCTATGGCTATCGCCGTAATAATGTTAACAAGTTCAATTATGGCAGGTGAGAACACGAGTGTTTCACTGACGGGACAGATTTCCGGTCTGGTTGTTGACCGGAATGGCGCGCCCATCGCGAATGCGAATATTTCAATCCCCGGCTTAAATAGAGTCATACCGACTGATCTTGAAGGTCGATTTATTATTCGAAACTTGCCATCGAATCGGATTCGTATCGAATTAAGCCATATCAGTTACACCAGTACTACATTAGAAATCAATCTAAATGAGAATTTACAGAAAGAGTTAAGAATCGTATTATCTGAAAGTCCAATTCAGGGTAACGGCATTGTCGTTACCGGAGCGCCGGTACCCACTAATACTCTGAAAACTCCTCAGGATATACAAATCCTGGGAGGGCAAAAATTACTGGTCGGCGAAACGGCCGCATTGGGCAAGACGCTTGAAAGGCTCCCCGGGATTTCAAACATCAGTACCGGACCGCAAGCCGGAAAGCCGGTAATAAGAGGCTTAAGCGGTAATAGAGTCCGAATCTTAAAAGATGGTGTCCCGATGGAACATTATCAGTTTTCTTTCAGGCATCAACCGGTTCTTAATCTGGATCAGGCAGAACGCGTTGAGGTTGTACAGGGAGCCGCCAGTATATTATACGGTTCCGATGCTCTGGGCGGTGCGGTCAATATTATTACCAAAGCTCTGCCAATGAGCGGAACCGATAATCGATATATGAAAGGTCTGATAAAGGGGCAATATTATTCCAATAACAAGGAACGGTTAGGTGGCCTGGAACTGTATGGGGTTAATGGAATGTTGGGTTACAGGGTCGGCATCAACAGCAGGAAGGCCGATAACTTCAACACTTCCGATGAACCGACCTATGCCGAAACCAATATGGCAGGTGATCCAAAATTTACTGGCGAACTGCCTTATACCAATTTCACTCAAAATTCCGGTTTTGCCCTGGTTGGTTTTTCCGGTTCCTTTGGCAACGTCCAGGCAATCTATGATCGCTATGATAGCGAGCAAAACTACCTACTGGGCGACGGTAATCCGATTGCCCAGAATCTGGAAAATGATAATATTAAAATCACCGGCAATTTTTTGGTAAATTCCGGATTGAATCTCAAACCAACGCTGAATTATCAAAGAAATGTCAGACAAGCCGCCGAAGGTTCCTGTTTTGAGGATGATCCGGAATGGGACGTTGATCTGGTGCGATCGGTATATGTTGCCCGGCTGAGTGCGGTGCACGACAAGATATATGGAATCAGTGGTACCATTGGAATCGACCTCAATGTGCAAAATCAGGAAACCCGTGCTTCGGGATTGCTTCCGGATGCAGACATATTCGATCTCGGTCTTTTCATGTTTGAAGAATACACGCACGACAACCTGACGCTGAACGCCG includes:
- a CDS encoding ABC transporter permease, encoding MYKIYLFFKRFLITLVSYKTALALGIVGSFVGLLQFTFMGNFLSDGNSFPSLEQYGGNLLAYLIIGTAFTSFVGVSLGSFQSTIRSEQQMGTLEYLLISNTKLELILIYSGIMNFLQSFINVAILLTIVVFVFGIPLGINFAGGLISIILTITSLSGIGLMSAGIIIITKVGDPITWAFTTLTGLLSGVLFPVEYLPSYLQSVSFLLPTTHALHALRMTLIQNAGMADVAYQLVILFIMTLITIPLGFIIIRIGFNQARRAGSLAQY
- a CDS encoding YIP1 family protein, which codes for MDTAITPDDAIPEAQSDKSSYFKIIWNTFFAPFKAFKALEHKPRWLIPYIISIVVVFTSLALTGGTKMEDIKADLRSDPSLTQPEVERRIANIDAQKTQGISWAHIRLGVVAVTVIQTIKLFGLALIFWLALHLVKTSISFKKTLAVCSFAFLILIPEALIKIPLILVKGTTYIYLGPAILLPGEWKYSPLFNLFEKLDVFSIWMAIILIIGFSVLLNISRRKSAITVGYLWGIWLLIGMFFGNLIQIN
- a CDS encoding ABC transporter ATP-binding protein; protein product: MIVLNNIIYKYPKKDGFALSEIFLSINPGEIFTLLGPNGSGKTTLIRIISGLILPRSGTVNVSGYDITSDEYKAKRSIGLVLGDERTFYFRLSGAQNLEFFGGLFGIPRSYLKKKIGETLEMVGLEDSAGLQYMRYSTGMRKRLNLARALLHNPQVYLFDEPNSGVDPHSVKRIREIILSLKRQNKTILLTTHDMNEAEKMSDRIGYLKNGQIVKIGRIDEFKRLIGKKGLEIDFDRVFSESDRPAILNLIEKIKRSSNCSSIEFRKNTILINYNGAFDLNLALSLISSSGYNIKRTATREASLEEVFIKLAN
- a CDS encoding TonB-dependent receptor; amino-acid sequence: MAGENTSVSLTGQISGLVVDRNGAPIANANISIPGLNRVIPTDLEGRFIIRNLPSNRIRIELSHISYTSTTLEINLNENLQKELRIVLSESPIQGNGIVVTGAPVPTNTLKTPQDIQILGGQKLLVGETAALGKTLERLPGISNISTGPQAGKPVIRGLSGNRVRILKDGVPMEHYQFSFRHQPVLNLDQAERVEVVQGAASILYGSDALGGAVNIITKALPMSGTDNRYMKGLIKGQYYSNNKERLGGLELYGVNGMLGYRVGINSRKADNFNTSDEPTYAETNMAGDPKFTGELPYTNFTQNSGFALVGFSGSFGNVQAIYDRYDSEQNYLLGDGNPIAQNLENDNIKITGNFLVNSGLNLKPTLNYQRNVRQAAEGSCFEDDPEWDVDLVRSVYVARLSAVHDKIYGISGTIGIDLNVQNQETRASGLLPDADIFDLGLFMFEEYTHDNLTLNAGLRYDYREHEAKANAAMLLPDTAAGETDDVLTQYYNVVTGSAGANYQLTDVLTLASNFSIGFRAPDIFELHAYGIHAGVQAFQIGNPYLDPERSYSVDASLRLRTERALAKATVYYNRIKSYIYLENQGRDTTIGTTILPILIADQTNGTITGIELSGEFNIFSWLKLDAAYSATSSDNSATGEELPLMPADKISTELCFLQPNKGFLGSPFAEIRMKHVMSKKSAGEYEPFSQFDIIPFGTASTEAYTIFSISLGTSVNLYSQPISVFIEVENLFDKAYVDFLDTYKGYALSMGRNISCKIQIPFNVL